A single Populus nigra chromosome 13, ddPopNigr1.1, whole genome shotgun sequence DNA region contains:
- the LOC133671521 gene encoding B3 domain-containing transcription factor FUS3-like produces MMHQGVVHEKPEACAWMAGGEGVTEEGDNKQTPNIEGGLDLVMDGSNRDHLAGSMVGFEIKRKKRMPRQRRSSSTINHLLSFSANASCSTTTTLDVPTFSLQDPSSLPARAIDPRRLRFLFQKELKNSDVSSLRRMILPKKAAEAHLPALESKEGIFIRMDDLDGLHAWSFKYRYWPNNNSRMYVLENTGDFVSAHGLELGDFIMVYQDNQSQNYVIQARKASDQNVYTDIARNAVNDFVVHDYEVSKLSSFYVNYPVVDNTGLSFIYDTTAFSNDSPLDFLGGSMTNFSRIGNLESFGSVENLFLDDFY; encoded by the exons ATGATGCACCAAGGGGTGGTTCATGAGAAACCCGAGGCCTGTGCTTGGATGGCAGGTGGAGAAGGTGTCACTGAGGAGGGGGACAATAAGCAGACTCCCAATATTGAAGGGGGCTTGGATCTTGTTATGGACGGGTCGAACCGTGATCACCTTGCTGGTTCTATGGTGGGTTTTGAgattaaaaggaagaaaaggatGCCCAGACAGAGGAGATCATCTTCTACTATCAATcaccttctctctttttctgcTAATGCTTCCTGCTCTACCACCACTACCTTGGACGTGCCTACCTTCTCTCTTCAGGACCCTTCTTCCCTCCCCGCACGT GCCATTGATCCAAggagactgagattccttttccAAAAGGAACTTAAGAACAGTGATGTAAGCTCTCTGAGGAGAATGATACTCCCAAAG AAAGCAGCCGAGGCACACCTCCCTGCTCTTGAGTCCAAGGAAGGAATTTTTATCAGGATGGATGACTTAGATGGTCTACATGCTTGGAGCTTTAAGTACAG GTACTGGCCTAATAACAATAGTCGAATGTATGTGCTTGAAAACACTG GGGACTTCGTTAGCGCTCATGGATTAGAGTTAGGAGACTTCATTATGGTATACCAAGATAATCAAAGTCAGAACTAT GTCATCCAAGCTAGGAAGGCCTCGGACCAAAATGTATATACTGATATAGCTAGAAATGCTGTCAATGACTTCGTTGTTCACGATTATGAAGTTAGCAAACTCAGCTCCTTTTATGTGAACTATCCTGTGGTTGACAACACAGGCTTGTCGTTTATCTATGACACCACTGCCTTCTCAAATGACTCACCCCTTGATTTTTTGGGTGGATCAATGACTAATTTCTCAAGGATTGGGAATCTGGAAAGCTTCGGATCTGTGGAGAACTTGTTTCTGGATGACTTCTATTAG